A genomic region of Mycolicibacterium poriferae contains the following coding sequences:
- a CDS encoding ferredoxin yields MRVTVDQDKCVSSGQCVLNAGEVFDQRDDDGVVELLTAEPGPEHAEETRKAAAACPALAIHIEE; encoded by the coding sequence GTGCGGGTCACCGTCGACCAGGACAAGTGTGTGTCGTCGGGGCAGTGCGTCCTCAACGCCGGCGAGGTGTTCGACCAACGTGACGACGACGGCGTCGTCGAACTCCTGACCGCCGAGCCCGGCCCCGAACACGCCGAGGAGACCCGAAAGGCCGCGGCCGCCTGTCCGGCCCTGGCCATCCACATCGAGGAGTGA
- a CDS encoding CaiB/BaiF CoA-transferase family protein, whose translation MHPEPDPPLAGYVVIDLSSGIAGAYCTKLLADGGAEVIKVEPPEGDPLRGWSASGAEIPDGADGGLFSFLSCSKRSVIAEPDADDAFVDALLAGAHAVIWSRGPGVAGDGRFAPEVIRQRHPHLTVTAITSFGLEGPWKDKAATEFTLQAWSGGIVGLGRGAPDRAPVYVGGQVGDYLAGAYASAATLASRLRGGAELVDVSKLETAVLGLTYYPVSYYEMLGRPWRDARRLTVPGIALAKDGLIDIGCGTAQQWFDLCAMTGHDDWIDEDSPLSITQQANEKADELYAWVGEQTVDEIRDLATAFRIPNAPVANGANVQGLDHFVARESFVVNPRDGFTQPAHPYRMAPAALRPPEPAPRLGEHTDHYRSLPRNRIPGRESGETAAWNPISRLSAPRTGLPFDGLRVIDMTTFWAGPSCTHLLAMLGADVIHVESTRHPDGTRLIAGIPVTEELWWERSPIFSGLNTNKRGVTLNLQSAEGRELLKRLIATADVVVENFTPRVLESMGLTYDEVKAVRPDVIMVRMPGFGLDGPWRDNPAFAYVIEAAAGISWLTGYPDRNPYEPYSVGDPNAGIHALNALLLALAHRERTGEGSVVEAAMVDAALNVAAEQVIEYSAYGALLQRAGNRGPAAAPQNLYRTNEIDEFGRPDSWVAIAVSTDAQWSGLCDALGRPEWVVSGELATADQRHAHHDLIDRHLSTWCAERTGDEIVSALWAHDVPVAKVLQPHRQTELAQLRSRKFFEPVGHPVNPDTLHSTLPFRFSRGPERVHTTPAPLLGQHNRELLREIGLDDDDVDRLEAEGVIGSAPAR comes from the coding sequence GTGCACCCGGAGCCTGACCCGCCTCTTGCCGGCTACGTCGTCATCGACCTGTCCAGCGGGATCGCCGGCGCGTACTGCACGAAGCTGCTCGCCGATGGTGGCGCCGAGGTGATCAAGGTCGAGCCACCCGAAGGCGACCCGCTGCGCGGCTGGTCGGCATCGGGTGCCGAGATCCCCGACGGTGCCGACGGTGGGCTGTTCTCGTTCCTGTCCTGCTCGAAACGCTCCGTGATCGCCGAGCCGGATGCCGACGACGCGTTCGTCGACGCCCTGCTGGCGGGTGCGCACGCCGTCATCTGGTCCCGGGGGCCGGGCGTGGCCGGCGACGGCCGGTTCGCACCCGAGGTGATCCGGCAGCGCCACCCGCACCTGACGGTCACCGCGATCACCTCGTTCGGGCTCGAGGGGCCGTGGAAGGACAAGGCCGCGACCGAATTCACGCTGCAAGCCTGGTCGGGTGGGATCGTCGGCCTGGGCCGCGGGGCCCCGGACCGGGCACCGGTCTACGTCGGAGGCCAGGTCGGCGACTATCTCGCCGGCGCCTACGCCAGCGCGGCGACGTTGGCCTCCCGGTTGCGTGGCGGCGCCGAGCTCGTCGATGTGTCGAAGCTCGAGACCGCCGTCCTCGGGTTGACCTACTACCCGGTCAGCTACTACGAGATGCTGGGCCGGCCCTGGCGCGACGCGCGACGCCTGACGGTGCCCGGCATCGCCCTCGCCAAGGACGGTCTGATCGACATCGGTTGCGGCACTGCCCAGCAGTGGTTCGACCTGTGTGCGATGACCGGTCACGATGACTGGATCGACGAGGATTCGCCGCTGTCGATCACCCAGCAGGCCAACGAGAAGGCCGACGAGCTCTATGCGTGGGTTGGTGAGCAGACCGTCGATGAGATCCGGGACCTGGCCACCGCGTTCCGCATCCCCAACGCCCCGGTGGCCAACGGTGCCAACGTGCAAGGGCTGGATCACTTCGTCGCCCGCGAATCGTTCGTGGTCAATCCGCGCGACGGGTTCACCCAACCTGCCCACCCCTACCGCATGGCGCCCGCGGCGTTGCGGCCACCAGAGCCCGCCCCGCGCCTCGGCGAGCACACCGACCACTACCGCTCGCTGCCGCGAAATAGGATTCCGGGTCGTGAATCTGGCGAAACCGCAGCCTGGAATCCTATTTCGCGGCTGAGTGCGCCGCGGACGGGGCTGCCGTTCGACGGTCTGCGGGTGATCGACATGACCACCTTCTGGGCCGGCCCGAGTTGCACCCACCTGCTGGCCATGCTCGGCGCCGACGTGATCCATGTGGAATCGACCCGTCATCCCGACGGCACCAGGCTGATCGCAGGCATCCCGGTCACCGAGGAACTCTGGTGGGAACGCTCGCCCATCTTCTCGGGCCTGAACACCAACAAGCGTGGCGTGACGCTCAATCTGCAGAGTGCCGAGGGACGCGAACTGCTCAAGCGACTGATCGCCACCGCCGACGTCGTGGTGGAGAATTTCACCCCCCGGGTGCTGGAAAGCATGGGACTGACCTACGACGAGGTCAAGGCCGTTCGCCCCGATGTGATCATGGTGCGGATGCCGGGTTTCGGCCTCGACGGTCCCTGGCGCGACAACCCGGCGTTCGCCTACGTCATCGAAGCTGCCGCCGGAATCAGTTGGCTGACGGGTTATCCCGACCGCAACCCGTACGAGCCCTACTCGGTCGGCGACCCCAACGCAGGCATCCACGCTCTCAACGCGCTGCTGCTCGCGCTGGCCCACCGGGAGCGCACCGGCGAGGGCTCGGTGGTGGAGGCCGCGATGGTCGACGCAGCGCTGAATGTCGCGGCTGAGCAGGTCATCGAATACTCGGCGTATGGCGCGTTGCTGCAACGTGCCGGCAATCGCGGACCGGCCGCAGCGCCGCAGAACCTGTACCGCACCAACGAGATCGACGAGTTCGGCCGCCCCGACAGCTGGGTCGCGATCGCGGTCTCCACCGACGCGCAGTGGTCCGGTCTGTGCGATGCACTGGGCCGACCCGAGTGGGTGGTGTCCGGTGAGCTGGCCACCGCGGACCAGCGGCACGCGCACCACGACCTGATCGATCGACATCTGTCCACCTGGTGTGCCGAGCGCACCGGGGACGAGATCGTGTCCGCACTCTGGGCACACGACGTGCCGGTGGCCAAGGTGCTGCAGCCGCACCGGCAGACCGAACTCGCGCAGCTGCGGTCGCGAAAATTCTTCGAGCCGGTTGGGCACCCGGTCAACCCGGACACGCTCCACAGCACGTTGCCGTTCAGATTCTCGCGTGGGCCGGAGCGGGTGCACACCACGCCGGCACCATTGCTCGGCCAGCACAACAGAGAACTGCTCCGGGAGATCGGGCTCGACGATGATGATGTCGACCGCCTCGAAGCCGAAGGCGTCATCGGATCCGCGCCGGCCCGCTAA
- a CDS encoding cytochrome P450, whose protein sequence is MTDTLAGGKVSADVPEYPMERDVRCPFAPPQQMLDMNDSKPLSRVRIWNGTTPWLVTGHEVARALFADSRVSVDDRREGFPHWNEHMLATVDKRPRSVFTSDAEEHTRFRRMLSKPFTFRRVEGLRSVIQEVTDECIDEILAGPQPADMVAELALPVPTRVISDMLGVPYADHEFFQEHANAGLARYAAADAMQKGAMSLHQYLINLVEEKQANPAEDAVSDLAERVTAGEISVKEAAQLGTGLLIAGHETTANMIGIGILALLEKPEQAALLRDSNDPKFIANAVEELMRYLSIIQNGQRRVAIEDIEIGGETIRAGEGIILDLAPANWDQHAFTHPEMLDLTRDAGQQLGFGYGRHQCVGQQLARAELQIVFHTLLRRIPTMRLAIPFDEVPFKHDRLAYGVYELPVAW, encoded by the coding sequence ATGACCGACACGCTTGCCGGAGGCAAGGTCTCCGCTGACGTCCCCGAGTATCCGATGGAGCGGGATGTGCGGTGTCCGTTCGCGCCGCCGCAACAGATGCTCGACATGAACGACAGCAAGCCGCTGTCGCGCGTGCGGATCTGGAACGGAACGACTCCGTGGCTGGTGACAGGACACGAAGTGGCCCGGGCGTTGTTCGCGGATTCCCGGGTCAGCGTCGACGACCGCCGTGAGGGCTTCCCGCACTGGAACGAGCACATGCTGGCGACCGTCGACAAGCGGCCCCGGTCGGTGTTCACCTCCGACGCCGAGGAGCACACCCGCTTCCGCCGAATGCTGTCCAAGCCGTTCACCTTTCGGCGCGTCGAAGGCCTGCGGTCGGTGATCCAGGAGGTCACCGACGAGTGCATCGACGAGATCCTCGCCGGTCCCCAGCCCGCCGACATGGTCGCCGAACTCGCACTCCCGGTGCCCACCCGCGTGATCAGCGACATGCTCGGGGTGCCCTACGCGGACCATGAGTTCTTTCAGGAACACGCCAACGCCGGTCTGGCTCGCTATGCGGCGGCCGATGCGATGCAAAAAGGTGCGATGAGTCTTCATCAGTATCTGATCAATTTGGTCGAGGAGAAGCAGGCCAACCCTGCCGAGGACGCCGTATCGGATCTAGCCGAGCGGGTCACCGCCGGCGAGATCAGCGTCAAGGAGGCTGCACAGCTCGGCACCGGATTGTTGATCGCCGGGCACGAGACCACCGCCAACATGATCGGTATCGGTATCCTCGCGCTGCTGGAAAAACCTGAACAGGCTGCGCTGCTGCGGGATTCGAACGACCCGAAGTTCATCGCCAACGCCGTCGAAGAGCTGATGCGTTACCTGTCCATCATCCAGAACGGTCAGCGCCGGGTGGCGATCGAGGACATCGAGATCGGCGGCGAGACCATCCGGGCCGGTGAGGGCATCATCCTCGACCTGGCGCCGGCCAACTGGGACCAGCACGCCTTCACGCACCCCGAAATGCTGGACCTCACCCGCGACGCGGGCCAGCAGCTCGGCTTCGGCTACGGCAGGCACCAGTGCGTGGGCCAGCAGCTGGCGCGTGCCGAGCTGCAGATCGTGTTCCACACCCTGTTACGTCGTATACCGACGATGCGCCTGGCGATCCCGTTCGACGAGGTGCCGTTCAAGCACGACCGGCTCGCCTACGGCGTCTACGAACTCCCGGTGGCCTGGTAA
- a CDS encoding amidohydrolase family protein: MSTPTAIPSPSQPPTWYPPEGFGAPKNRHGHSGGGVPGLPAGTTIFSADNHISVADDIFYERFPEELKGAAPRIWYEDGAYMVGMKGKAWTGGDFGRVLMQYDDLAGAASNNIEARIRELKEDGIDKELAFPNAVLALFHYPDKSMRERVFRIYNEHIADLQERSDGHFYGVGLINWWDPKGTRSTLEELKALGLKTFLLPLNPGKDDDGNIYDYGSTAMDAVWDEIEAAGVPVSHHIGETPPKTPCQHNSVVVGMMVNVDSFREQFAKYVFSGILDRHPSLKIGWFEGGIAWVPTALQDAEHMLASYRHMFNHQLEHDVRHYWDRHMSASFMVDPLGLQLIDHIGVDNVMWSSDYPHNESTFGYSEKSLASVVERVGPEAAVKIVSTNVQKFLGL; the protein is encoded by the coding sequence ATGTCCACCCCGACAGCCATACCTTCACCCTCTCAACCCCCGACCTGGTATCCGCCGGAGGGTTTCGGTGCTCCCAAGAACCGCCACGGCCACTCCGGCGGCGGAGTTCCCGGGCTGCCTGCCGGCACCACGATCTTCTCCGCGGACAACCACATCTCGGTCGCCGACGACATCTTCTACGAGCGCTTTCCCGAGGAGCTCAAGGGCGCAGCACCGCGCATCTGGTACGAGGACGGCGCCTATATGGTCGGGATGAAGGGCAAGGCGTGGACCGGTGGTGACTTCGGTCGCGTCCTCATGCAGTACGACGACCTCGCCGGTGCGGCGTCCAACAACATCGAGGCACGCATCCGCGAACTCAAAGAGGACGGCATCGACAAGGAGCTGGCATTTCCGAATGCCGTGCTCGCGTTGTTCCACTACCCGGACAAGTCCATGCGCGAACGCGTCTTCCGCATCTACAACGAACACATCGCCGACCTGCAGGAGCGGTCCGACGGACACTTCTACGGTGTCGGGCTGATCAACTGGTGGGACCCCAAGGGCACCCGCAGCACGCTCGAGGAGCTGAAGGCGCTGGGACTCAAGACGTTCCTGCTACCGCTGAATCCGGGCAAGGACGACGACGGCAACATCTACGACTACGGCAGCACCGCCATGGACGCGGTGTGGGACGAGATCGAAGCAGCCGGTGTCCCGGTGAGTCACCACATCGGCGAAACCCCGCCCAAGACGCCGTGCCAGCACAACAGCGTCGTCGTCGGCATGATGGTCAACGTCGACTCGTTCCGAGAGCAGTTCGCCAAGTACGTGTTCTCCGGCATCCTCGATCGCCATCCTTCGCTGAAGATCGGGTGGTTCGAGGGCGGAATCGCGTGGGTACCCACGGCGCTGCAGGACGCCGAGCACATGCTGGCGTCCTACCGGCACATGTTCAATCATCAGCTCGAGCACGACGTCCGCCACTACTGGGATCGCCACATGAGCGCGTCGTTCATGGTGGACCCGCTCGGGTTGCAGTTGATCGACCACATCGGTGTGGACAACGTCATGTGGTCGTCGGACTACCCACACAACGAGAGCACGTTCGGCTATTCCGAGAAGTCGCTGGCGTCCGTCGTCGAGAGGGTGGGTCCCGAGGCGGCGGTGAAGATCGTCAGCACCAACGTGCAGAAGTTCCTCGGGCTATGA
- a CDS encoding M24 family metallopeptidase: MSGTTSGAASAASRTTSLDAGVTQIARTGFTWLDIPQEPDFARMRRDVGARLHAAMADQGVDAVVLLGNGNVMYATGISWPLADAGLSHVERPVAVVLAGDEHPHLFLPFREGAAMESGLPDDHVHGPVYLEFDEGVAQFATILAELIPAGATVATDELTGAMRRAGSALFASAPVDAGPVIGAAKLVKTIDQIACVRRACQITEVAVGEIQRSLAPCARQIDLSAEFVRRTFELGATTNMFDSIWQVMPASKAAGTWTTTGDLALPLLTTERELAQGDVLWTDVSIAYHGYCSDHGRTWIVGQDPTPAQQRQFDRWRHIVDEVLAVTRAGATCGDLGRAATAAAGGEKPWLPHFYLGHGIGTSAAEMPMIGTDLGQKWDDEFVFPAGMLLVLEPLVWEDGTGGYRGEEIVVVTDGGWMPLTAYPYDPYEVTDGN, translated from the coding sequence ATGTCAGGGACCACTTCCGGGGCCGCGTCCGCTGCGTCGAGAACCACGTCCCTCGATGCCGGCGTGACCCAGATCGCCCGCACCGGGTTCACCTGGCTCGACATTCCTCAGGAGCCCGACTTCGCCCGGATGCGCAGAGACGTCGGTGCACGACTACACGCGGCGATGGCCGACCAAGGTGTCGACGCCGTGGTCCTGCTCGGCAACGGCAACGTCATGTACGCCACCGGGATCAGCTGGCCGCTGGCCGACGCCGGGTTGTCGCATGTCGAGCGGCCGGTCGCCGTGGTTCTCGCCGGCGACGAGCATCCACATCTGTTCCTACCCTTCCGGGAAGGCGCGGCGATGGAGTCGGGCCTGCCTGACGACCACGTGCACGGACCGGTCTACCTCGAATTCGACGAAGGGGTCGCGCAGTTCGCCACCATCCTGGCCGAGCTGATCCCAGCGGGCGCCACCGTCGCGACGGACGAGTTGACCGGGGCGATGCGGCGCGCCGGCAGTGCGCTGTTCGCCAGCGCTCCGGTAGACGCCGGCCCGGTGATCGGCGCGGCCAAACTGGTCAAGACCATCGATCAGATCGCCTGTGTCCGGCGCGCCTGCCAGATCACCGAAGTGGCGGTCGGGGAGATCCAGAGGTCCCTGGCGCCCTGCGCCCGTCAGATCGACCTGTCCGCCGAATTCGTACGGCGCACCTTCGAACTCGGCGCGACCACGAACATGTTCGACTCGATATGGCAGGTCATGCCCGCCTCGAAGGCAGCCGGAACCTGGACCACCACCGGTGATCTGGCCCTGCCGCTGCTGACCACCGAGCGGGAACTGGCGCAGGGCGACGTGCTGTGGACCGACGTGTCCATCGCCTACCACGGCTACTGCTCGGACCACGGGCGCACATGGATCGTCGGCCAGGATCCGACCCCTGCCCAGCAGAGGCAGTTCGACAGATGGAGACACATCGTCGACGAGGTACTCGCGGTGACCAGAGCCGGTGCCACCTGCGGTGACCTCGGCCGAGCCGCGACCGCGGCGGCGGGCGGTGAGAAGCCGTGGCTGCCGCACTTCTATCTGGGTCACGGCATCGGGACCAGTGCCGCGGAGATGCCGATGATCGGCACGGACCTCGGCCAGAAATGGGATGACGAGTTCGTCTTCCCGGCAGGCATGTTGCTGGTGCTGGAACCGCTGGTGTGGGAGGACGGCACTGGAGGCTATCGCGGCGAAGAGATCGTGGTGGTCACCGACGGCGGCTGGATGCCGCTGACCGCGTATCCGTACGACCCGTATGAGGTGACCGATGGGAACTGA
- a CDS encoding M24 family metallopeptidase, whose amino-acid sequence MGTEIEADSRALRFSRRERALAQMEAHDLDALVLGRQANVRYISGAPQLWVVGTRPFGPICEFVRETGEIHLNSTWDEGIPAEIPHENLYGFAWNPMTLIGILQNIKGADTFRRVGTDALTPMFAQLLPMAFPNAELVDAEQAMQAARRIKTPEEVAAMRSALVIAEKGLAAGVAALSAGTSEKILAGAILEAEAAGGVSTPATQDAAWVTSKQHPWRRAEGDGRVRDGDLVVLSAGVLADGYVAEVARTLVVGEPSDAVTALYRRRDELWDMLVAACRPGTTTSALLDAYQHAGEELPAMPVAHGLGLGFDPPVVSPGLRATAESNVLEEGMVLALTAYVWEQGVGAVLTRDAVLITADGAEILSTVPAYGEAVHG is encoded by the coding sequence ATGGGAACTGAGATCGAGGCAGACAGCCGAGCGCTGCGGTTCAGCCGGCGCGAACGGGCCTTGGCCCAGATGGAGGCTCACGACCTCGACGCCCTGGTCCTCGGCCGTCAAGCCAACGTCCGCTACATCTCCGGGGCGCCACAACTGTGGGTGGTGGGCACCCGACCGTTCGGTCCGATCTGCGAGTTCGTCCGTGAAACCGGAGAGATCCATCTCAACAGCACGTGGGACGAGGGCATACCTGCGGAGATCCCGCACGAGAACCTCTACGGGTTCGCGTGGAATCCCATGACGCTGATCGGGATACTGCAGAACATCAAGGGCGCCGACACTTTTCGGCGGGTGGGCACCGACGCTCTGACGCCGATGTTCGCCCAGCTGCTGCCGATGGCGTTCCCGAACGCAGAGCTGGTCGATGCCGAACAGGCCATGCAGGCGGCCCGCCGAATCAAGACGCCCGAAGAGGTGGCGGCAATGCGCAGCGCTCTCGTGATCGCCGAGAAGGGGCTGGCCGCCGGTGTCGCCGCGCTCAGTGCCGGAACCAGCGAGAAGATCCTGGCGGGCGCGATACTGGAGGCCGAGGCAGCCGGAGGCGTCAGCACCCCGGCGACGCAGGATGCCGCGTGGGTGACGTCGAAGCAGCATCCGTGGCGTCGCGCCGAGGGCGACGGCCGGGTCCGCGACGGTGATCTGGTGGTGTTGTCGGCCGGGGTCCTCGCCGACGGGTACGTCGCCGAGGTGGCTCGCACGCTCGTTGTCGGAGAGCCGTCAGACGCCGTCACAGCGCTCTACCGCCGCCGGGATGAGTTGTGGGACATGCTCGTGGCGGCCTGTCGACCCGGCACGACCACGAGCGCCCTGCTCGACGCCTACCAGCATGCGGGGGAGGAGCTGCCGGCGATGCCGGTGGCCCATGGTCTGGGTCTGGGATTCGACCCGCCGGTGGTCTCGCCGGGGTTGCGGGCCACCGCAGAGAGCAATGTCCTCGAAGAGGGGATGGTGCTGGCGCTGACCGCCTATGTCTGGGAGCAGGGCGTCGGCGCCGTGCTCACCCGCGATGCGGTGCTGATCACCGCCGACGGCGCCGAGATACTGTCGACGGTGCCGGCCTATGGCGAGGCCGTCCATGGCTGA
- a CDS encoding SDR family NAD(P)-dependent oxidoreductase, protein MTITPSDILLTGRAAVVTGGGAGIGRGIAEGLAAFGASVAIWERDPQTCAAAAEAVGGLGLTTDVRDGEAVDVALQRTEQELGLVSILVNNAGGTFNSPLLETSEKGWDALYRSNLRHVLLCTQRVARRLVDTSHPGSVINVTSIEGARAAPGYAAYAAAKAGVINYTKTASFELAPHRIRVNALAPDLTMTEGLRGLTGGGLDGVGGGIPMRRAGDVDEMAAAAVFLASDMASYITGQTIHIDGGTEAAGGWYFHPQTGEATLGPG, encoded by the coding sequence ATGACCATCACGCCGTCCGACATCCTGCTGACCGGTCGCGCCGCAGTCGTCACCGGGGGAGGAGCGGGCATCGGCCGCGGAATCGCCGAGGGTCTGGCGGCATTCGGCGCATCGGTGGCCATCTGGGAACGGGATCCGCAGACCTGCGCCGCGGCGGCCGAGGCGGTCGGCGGCCTGGGCCTGACGACCGACGTGCGTGACGGCGAGGCCGTCGACGTCGCGCTGCAGCGCACCGAACAGGAGCTCGGTCTCGTGTCGATTCTGGTCAACAACGCCGGCGGCACCTTCAACTCACCGCTGCTGGAAACCTCCGAGAAAGGCTGGGATGCGCTGTATCGCAGCAACCTCCGCCACGTCCTGTTGTGCACGCAACGGGTGGCCCGCCGTCTGGTCGACACGTCGCACCCGGGCAGCGTCATCAACGTCACCTCGATCGAGGGCGCCCGCGCAGCCCCCGGGTACGCCGCCTATGCGGCCGCCAAGGCGGGCGTGATCAACTACACCAAGACCGCGTCCTTCGAGCTGGCGCCCCACCGCATCCGGGTCAACGCGCTGGCACCCGACCTGACGATGACCGAGGGTCTGCGCGGGCTGACGGGAGGTGGACTCGACGGCGTCGGCGGCGGAATTCCGATGCGCCGAGCCGGTGATGTCGACGAGATGGCAGCGGCAGCGGTGTTCCTCGCCTCCGACATGGCGTCGTACATCACGGGGCAGACCATCCACATCGACGGCGGCACGGAGGCGGCCGGCGGTTGGTACTTCCATCCGCAGACGGGCGAAGCCACCCTCGGCCCGGGGTGA
- a CDS encoding TetR/AcrR family transcriptional regulator: MIRLKQSLDLGVVTRFTEGVTTARSVRADRASTTQEAILKAAERLYAEHGVFAVSNRQVSEAAGQGNNAAVGYHFGTKADLVRAIEHKHRGPIEELRQQRIADIGDSADMRDWVAALVCPLTDHLAALGNPTWYARFAAQVMTDPAYHNIIVKDALSSESLVQVLDGINGCLPELPADVRIERNIMGRNLLMHSCAERERLLAQGAVVARPSWQAAATGLIDAIIGLWHAPVTEVP, from the coding sequence ATGATTCGTTTAAAGCAGTCGCTTGACTTAGGCGTTGTGACCCGGTTCACTGAAGGGGTGACGACGGCCAGAAGCGTGCGGGCAGACCGGGCGAGCACCACCCAGGAAGCGATCTTGAAGGCGGCCGAACGCCTCTACGCCGAGCATGGGGTCTTCGCCGTGTCCAACCGGCAGGTCAGCGAGGCCGCCGGGCAAGGCAACAACGCCGCGGTCGGCTATCACTTCGGCACCAAGGCCGATCTGGTGCGCGCCATCGAGCACAAGCATCGCGGTCCGATCGAAGAGCTGCGTCAACAGCGGATCGCGGACATCGGTGACTCGGCCGACATGCGCGACTGGGTCGCCGCACTGGTCTGCCCGCTCACCGATCATCTTGCCGCGCTGGGCAACCCGACATGGTATGCCCGGTTCGCCGCGCAGGTGATGACCGATCCGGCCTATCACAACATCATCGTCAAAGACGCCCTGTCGTCCGAGTCGCTGGTACAGGTGCTCGACGGCATCAACGGATGCCTTCCGGAACTGCCGGCCGACGTGCGCATCGAACGCAACATCATGGGCCGGAACCTGTTGATGCACAGCTGCGCTGAACGCGAACGCCTGCTGGCGCAGGGTGCGGTGGTGGCCCGGCCGTCCTGGCAGGCCGCCGCCACCGGCCTGATCGACGCCATCATCGGACTGTGGCACGCCCCGGTCACGGAGGTGCCCTGA
- a CDS encoding enoyl-CoA hydratase/isomerase family protein, translating to MAERPSPEEIILYEKDRRTKIATITFNRPEFLNAPTSMARLRYADVLRAANADSDVKVVVIRGVGDNLGSGADLPEFMEGNDNPAARLAELRLEDDGVGEVTYPPKGTFRNGATISSWYANSQAGNRALQDFKKISIVEAKGYCYGWHFYQCADADLVISSDDALFGHPSFRYHGWGPRMWTWVQMMGLRKFQEMVFTGRPFTAAEMYDCNFLNKVVARDQLEAETQKYALACARNRPVDTVFQQKMFFEIFKQQQGEYMGSLLSAFFESMGNGVANDSDDDLDMFESIDSGLSAAVNDNDSKFPPEFRLSKRNRAKED from the coding sequence ATGGCTGAGCGGCCCTCGCCCGAGGAGATCATCCTCTACGAAAAGGATCGGCGGACCAAGATCGCGACGATCACGTTCAACCGTCCGGAGTTCCTCAACGCTCCGACATCCATGGCCCGGCTGCGCTACGCCGACGTGCTGCGCGCGGCGAACGCGGACAGCGACGTCAAAGTGGTCGTCATCCGTGGTGTCGGCGACAATCTGGGCAGCGGTGCGGATCTGCCGGAGTTCATGGAGGGCAACGACAATCCCGCTGCGCGGCTCGCTGAACTGCGGCTGGAGGACGACGGGGTCGGTGAGGTCACCTATCCGCCGAAAGGCACCTTCCGCAACGGTGCCACGATCAGTTCCTGGTACGCGAACTCCCAGGCCGGCAACCGCGCGTTGCAGGACTTCAAGAAGATCAGCATCGTCGAGGCCAAGGGTTACTGTTACGGCTGGCACTTCTACCAGTGCGCCGATGCCGACCTGGTGATCTCCTCCGACGACGCACTGTTCGGTCATCCGTCGTTCCGCTACCACGGGTGGGGCCCGCGGATGTGGACCTGGGTGCAGATGATGGGTCTGCGCAAGTTCCAGGAGATGGTCTTCACCGGTCGGCCGTTCACCGCCGCCGAGATGTACGACTGCAACTTCCTCAACAAGGTGGTCGCCCGCGACCAGCTGGAGGCAGAGACACAGAAGTACGCACTGGCCTGTGCACGGAACCGACCGGTGGACACGGTGTTCCAGCAGAAGATGTTCTTCGAGATCTTCAAGCAACAGCAGGGCGAGTACATGGGCAGCCTGCTCAGCGCCTTCTTCGAATCGATGGGCAACGGCGTCGCCAACGACAGCGACGACGACCTGGACATGTTCGAGTCGATCGACTCCGGCCTATCTGCGGCAGTCAACGACAACGACAGCAAGTTCCCGCCCGAATTCCGGTTGAGCAAGCGCAACCGGGCCAAGGAGGACTAG